A single genomic interval of Aegicerativicinus sediminis harbors:
- a CDS encoding formimidoylglutamase: protein MTFNFLSPVSDEVLAHKELLSEQALGNYIHIHSKQEGIPELNEIKLAIIGVSESRNDVNYLGEAPKFTNVRKALYSLFPGNWHLKIADLGDLNQGDTVEDTYFALKTIIGVLLERKVIPIIIGGSQDLTYAVYRAYDSYHPMVNIVNVDCNFDLGDSEQPIKNNKYVGKIIVEQPYNLFNYSTVGYQTYFNSQEEIDLMEKLYFEAYRLGEINNQIGLVEPVMRDAHIVSVDLKSIRASDVGNRQAFSPNGFTGKEICAITRYAGISNKVSSFGIFEYKPETRDEVTPMLIAQMLWYFIEGVNCRVEDDHFKDEKDFQKYNVMVEDEELIFYKSTNTGRWWIEIPFLPEINNKLKKHTLLPCMHEDYVEASHGKIPERWYKAYKKSIF, encoded by the coding sequence ATGACATTCAATTTCCTTTCACCTGTTTCAGACGAAGTTCTCGCACATAAAGAGCTACTGTCCGAACAGGCCTTGGGGAATTATATTCATATACATTCCAAACAAGAAGGTATTCCTGAATTAAACGAGATTAAGCTTGCCATCATAGGAGTTTCGGAAAGTCGTAATGATGTTAATTATTTAGGGGAGGCGCCTAAGTTTACCAATGTAAGAAAGGCTTTGTATTCTTTATTTCCTGGAAATTGGCATTTAAAAATTGCCGATTTGGGAGACCTTAATCAAGGAGATACTGTAGAAGATACTTATTTTGCTTTAAAGACAATCATTGGTGTTCTTTTAGAGAGGAAGGTTATACCTATCATTATTGGTGGCAGTCAGGATTTAACATATGCAGTATATAGGGCTTATGACTCTTACCATCCAATGGTTAATATAGTAAATGTAGATTGCAATTTCGATTTGGGTGATTCAGAGCAGCCAATTAAAAATAATAAGTATGTAGGTAAGATAATTGTTGAGCAACCTTACAATCTTTTTAATTACTCCACTGTGGGGTATCAGACCTATTTCAATTCCCAGGAAGAAATAGATCTTATGGAAAAGCTTTATTTTGAAGCTTATCGCCTGGGAGAAATTAATAATCAAATAGGATTAGTAGAGCCAGTAATGCGTGACGCCCACATAGTAAGTGTGGATTTAAAATCTATACGAGCTTCAGATGTGGGTAACAGACAAGCATTTTCCCCAAATGGTTTTACAGGTAAAGAGATTTGTGCAATTACCCGCTATGCAGGTATAAGCAACAAAGTGAGTTCATTCGGGATCTTTGAATATAAACCAGAGACTAGGGATGAAGTAACTCCAATGTTGATAGCACAAATGTTATGGTATTTTATTGAAGGTGTCAATTGCAGGGTAGAGGATGATCACTTCAAAGATGAGAAGGATTTTCAGAAATACAATGTTATGGTAGAGGATGAAGAACTCATTTTTTACAAAAGCACCAATACGGGAAGATGGTGGATTGAAATTCCATTTTTACCCGAAATCAATAATAAATTGAAAAAACATACGTTATTACCTTGCATGCACGAGGACTATGTTGAGGCTAGCCACGGCAAAATCCCTGAGAGGTGGTATAAAGCCTATAAAAAGAGCATCTTTTAA
- the porK gene encoding type IX secretion system lipoprotein PorK/GldK, protein MNKFALLTAVLALLFSCSSGDRGELVGVKGNNWHPEKPYGMTLVPGGAFIMGKSDDDLADVQNAPTKTVTVRAFYMDETEITNSEYRQFVYWVRDSILRTKLAILADEIGMTPDDGGIGEFAFKDADTANLTVYEKYMIDNYSGLGPTGYEGRKLNKDVDLIFDTAEYPDEYYAEVMDTMYLPLEESYNGQRTWDVSKFKFQYTYMDIKKAAKNRDLRRKDVIVKDEVMVYPDTTAWIRDFTYSYNEPMHNDYFWHDAYGNYPVVGVSWKQANAFCNWRTLYKNGYQKAKGKQFVNTFRLPSEAEWEYAARGGLQGATYPWGGPYIKNDRGCFMANFKPLRGDYAADQALYTVEADAYEPNDYDLYNMAGNVSEWVYGSYDPGSYEYSASFNPSVNDPDNARKVVRGGSWKDVAYFLQVSSRDYEYADSARSYIGFRTVQDYMGTEVTKNAKNK, encoded by the coding sequence ATGAACAAGTTTGCTTTATTAACCGCTGTTTTAGCTCTATTATTCAGTTGTAGCTCTGGCGACAGAGGAGAACTGGTAGGAGTTAAAGGAAACAATTGGCATCCCGAAAAACCTTATGGTATGACATTAGTACCAGGAGGTGCTTTCATTATGGGAAAATCAGATGATGATTTAGCCGATGTGCAGAATGCCCCAACAAAAACCGTAACGGTAAGGGCGTTCTATATGGATGAGACGGAAATCACTAACAGTGAATACCGTCAATTCGTGTATTGGGTCCGAGATTCAATACTACGAACTAAACTGGCCATCTTAGCAGATGAAATTGGTATGACTCCAGATGATGGAGGTATTGGCGAATTCGCCTTTAAAGATGCCGATACTGCTAATTTGACAGTGTATGAAAAGTATATGATCGACAATTACAGTGGCCTTGGACCTACGGGCTACGAAGGGCGCAAGCTCAACAAAGATGTTGATCTTATATTTGATACTGCTGAATACCCAGATGAGTATTACGCTGAAGTTATGGATACAATGTATCTTCCTTTGGAAGAGTCTTATAACGGTCAGCGCACCTGGGATGTTAGCAAGTTTAAATTCCAATACACTTACATGGACATCAAAAAAGCTGCTAAGAATAGAGATCTTAGGAGAAAGGATGTAATTGTAAAGGATGAGGTAATGGTTTATCCAGACACCACGGCTTGGATTAGGGATTTCACCTACTCTTATAACGAGCCAATGCACAACGATTATTTCTGGCATGATGCCTATGGAAATTATCCTGTTGTTGGTGTGTCTTGGAAACAAGCCAATGCTTTTTGTAATTGGAGGACCCTTTATAAAAATGGTTACCAAAAAGCTAAAGGAAAACAATTCGTAAATACCTTTAGATTGCCATCCGAGGCTGAGTGGGAATATGCCGCTCGTGGTGGATTGCAGGGTGCAACTTACCCATGGGGTGGACCATATATTAAAAACGATAGAGGTTGTTTTATGGCTAACTTTAAGCCTTTGCGTGGTGATTACGCTGCTGACCAAGCCTTATATACGGTTGAGGCAGATGCTTATGAACCAAATGATTATGACCTTTACAATATGGCCGGTAATGTTTCAGAATGGGTTTATGGATCTTACGATCCAGGATCTTATGAATATTCGGCTTCCTTCAATCCAAGCGTAAATGATCCAGATAATGCACGTAAAGTTGTACGTGGTGGTTCTTGGAAAGATGTTGCCTATTTCTTACAAGTTAGTTCAAGAGATTATGAATATGCTGACTCTGCTAGAAGTTACATCGGTTTCAGAACTGTTCAGGATTACATGGGTACAGAAGTAACTAAAAACGCAAAAAATAAATAA
- the porL gene encoding type IX secretion system motor protein PorL/GldL — MAQSRASKKLMNMVYGLGAAIVILGALFKIMHWNFGNEMLIIGLITESIVFVVSAFEPVDDDLDWSLVYPELAGGEKAHAEKPKDAEGLLSKKLDELLKEAKIDAELMNSLGSSIRNFEGAAKGISPTVDSIQATKKYGEEMSLAASQMEALNSLYKVQLESANRQAVINEEATENAAKLKEQMKSLASNLSSLNGVYGGMLSAMNRPS; from the coding sequence ATGGCACAATCTAGAGCAAGTAAAAAACTTATGAATATGGTTTACGGCCTTGGAGCAGCAATTGTTATCCTAGGGGCCTTATTTAAGATCATGCACTGGAATTTTGGTAACGAAATGCTTATCATTGGTCTTATCACAGAATCTATAGTATTCGTGGTATCCGCATTTGAACCTGTAGATGACGACTTAGACTGGTCTTTGGTATATCCAGAATTAGCTGGTGGTGAAAAGGCTCACGCTGAAAAACCAAAAGATGCTGAAGGTCTACTTTCTAAAAAATTAGATGAACTTCTTAAAGAGGCAAAAATTGACGCTGAATTAATGAATAGTCTAGGGTCTAGCATCCGTAATTTTGAAGGTGCTGCAAAAGGTATTAGCCCAACTGTAGATTCAATCCAAGCTACTAAGAAATATGGTGAGGAGATGTCTTTGGCTGCCTCACAAATGGAAGCTCTTAACAGCTTATATAAAGTTCAATTGGAAAGCGCTAACAGACAGGCCGTAATCAATGAAGAGGCTACTGAAAACGCTGCCAAATTGAAAGAACAAATGAAATCTTTAGCTTCAAATCTGTCATCACTTAATGGTGTTTATGGTGGTATGCTTTCTGCAATGAACCGTCCAAGTTAG
- the porM gene encoding type IX secretion system motor protein PorM/GldM — MASGKLSPRQKMINLMYLVFIAMLALNMSKEVLSAFGLMNERIEDSNEKAAVRNDSFMQGLAEKVNEQPAKYKPLKAQADQIDVISTEFNAYLEQVKTDMLTTVKDPSDYEVMDKTNHLDEKWFNGDKFTPEGQKFLDEINKYKSGVLNVLGESNQDIQADIVDKFSTDPVKNRDNITIPWLDYHFKGFPMVASLTKITQMQADVKTIESEVLSTMLAGKLKIEASLTNFDAIVVPDKTAFFSGEDFTGRIILGRNDKTLTADKVVINGKELSADAMQAGQTILKFPAGSVGEQKIEGEFQFKEGDSIISIPVASTYAVVPKPNSATISADKMNVVYRGVSNPMTISFAGIPDNKISASAPGLSKGSGVGKYVMNPGSGREVTINVTGTLPDGSKVSDRAQFRIKDIPKPSGTIAGQVDNTSLPKNTVEIATIGAVLEDFDFELPIQVTAFKIKIPGQPTVSVNGTKLNDQAKNALRKARRGDGIQIFDIKAQIKGNSSYKLKGVSPVFVELTN, encoded by the coding sequence ATGGCAAGCGGAAAACTATCCCCAAGACAGAAAATGATCAACCTTATGTACTTGGTTTTCATCGCTATGCTGGCGTTGAACATGTCAAAGGAAGTACTTTCGGCGTTCGGTTTAATGAATGAACGTATCGAAGATTCCAATGAAAAAGCGGCAGTGCGTAATGATTCCTTTATGCAAGGGTTGGCTGAAAAAGTAAATGAGCAACCGGCTAAATACAAGCCTTTAAAAGCTCAAGCTGATCAAATAGACGTAATTTCAACTGAGTTCAATGCTTATTTAGAGCAAGTGAAAACAGATATGTTAACTACGGTTAAGGATCCTAGCGATTATGAGGTAATGGATAAAACCAATCACCTTGATGAAAAATGGTTCAATGGAGATAAATTTACTCCAGAAGGACAAAAATTCTTAGATGAGATTAATAAATACAAATCTGGAGTTTTAAATGTGTTAGGAGAATCAAACCAGGATATACAGGCGGATATAGTAGATAAATTTTCTACTGATCCTGTAAAGAACAGAGATAATATCACCATTCCATGGTTAGATTATCACTTCAAAGGATTCCCTATGGTGGCTTCTTTAACTAAAATTACCCAAATGCAAGCGGATGTTAAGACGATAGAATCTGAGGTTCTTTCTACTATGCTTGCTGGTAAACTTAAAATTGAAGCATCATTAACCAATTTCGACGCTATTGTTGTTCCTGATAAAACTGCGTTTTTCTCTGGTGAGGATTTTACTGGTAGAATTATTTTAGGAAGAAACGATAAAACCTTAACTGCAGATAAGGTAGTGATTAATGGAAAAGAGTTATCTGCCGATGCTATGCAAGCGGGACAGACAATTCTTAAATTCCCAGCAGGTTCTGTTGGTGAACAAAAAATTGAAGGTGAATTCCAGTTTAAAGAAGGTGATTCTATCATTTCAATTCCAGTTGCAAGTACTTATGCTGTAGTTCCTAAGCCTAATTCTGCTACAATTTCTGCAGATAAAATGAATGTTGTTTATCGTGGTGTTTCAAACCCAATGACTATTTCATTCGCAGGTATTCCGGACAATAAAATTTCTGCTAGTGCACCTGGTCTATCAAAAGGATCAGGCGTTGGTAAGTATGTTATGAATCCTGGTTCTGGTAGGGAAGTTACCATTAATGTAACTGGAACTTTACCTGATGGATCTAAAGTAAGTGATCGTGCACAGTTCAGAATTAAGGATATTCCAAAACCTTCTGGAACAATTGCAGGTCAAGTTGATAACACTTCTTTACCAAAGAACACTGTAGAAATTGCAACAATTGGTGCAGTATTGGAAGATTTCGATTTTGAATTACCTATTCAGGTTACAGCCTTCAAAATTAAAATCCCAGGACAACCAACTGTTTCAGTAAACGGAACAAAGCTTAACGATCAGGCAAAAAATGCCTTGAGGAAAGCTAGAAGAGGAGATGGTATTCAAATCTTTGATATTAAAGCACAAATTAAGGGTAACTCATCTTATAAGTTAAAAGGTGTATCCCCTGTATTTGTTGAATTGACCAATTAA
- the porN gene encoding type IX secretion system ring subunit PorN/GldN, producing MNSRNFILTIVSMFVVSGLFAQANILNATAPEEIGVKTEAQLALDNDKPLEYGYVDDRDILYSKMIWEKIVLDERVNFPLYYPVDTNNIGNNRRSLFDVLLKAVQSGEIENVYDDSYFTTKRTLNDLGAAMSRVDTLDIGYEQYNAEGFVDPQYIIKRDITSYDVSAYLVKGLWYFDKRLGELKYRLIGIAPAAPDVNFIDSEDEANKMPIALFWVFYPEAREVLHNAKVLNSGNSAVPLSFDHLLNSRRFNGIIYREENVYGDREVKEYISDNALMQLLESERIKDKIRNFEMDMWSY from the coding sequence ATGAATTCAAGAAATTTTATACTAACAATTGTCAGCATGTTCGTTGTGTCAGGCTTATTTGCTCAAGCAAATATTCTGAATGCTACGGCGCCAGAAGAGATTGGTGTTAAGACAGAAGCACAATTGGCATTAGATAACGATAAGCCTTTAGAATATGGGTATGTTGATGATAGAGACATCTTATATTCTAAAATGATCTGGGAAAAGATTGTGTTAGACGAACGTGTTAATTTTCCCCTATACTACCCAGTAGATACCAATAACATTGGTAATAACAGAAGGTCTTTATTCGATGTTCTTTTAAAGGCTGTTCAATCTGGAGAAATTGAGAACGTTTATGACGACTCTTATTTTACTACCAAAAGAACCTTAAACGATCTTGGTGCAGCCATGTCTAGGGTTGATACTTTAGATATAGGATATGAGCAATACAATGCCGAAGGTTTTGTAGATCCTCAGTATATCATAAAAAGAGATATAACCTCTTATGATGTGAGCGCCTATTTAGTTAAAGGTCTGTGGTATTTTGACAAGCGTTTAGGTGAATTGAAATATAGACTGATAGGTATTGCACCTGCAGCACCAGACGTTAACTTTATAGATTCTGAAGATGAGGCTAACAAAATGCCTATTGCACTATTTTGGGTATTCTACCCAGAAGCTCGAGAAGTTCTACATAATGCAAAAGTGTTGAATAGTGGAAATAGCGCAGTGCCGTTATCTTTCGATCACTTGTTGAACTCTAGGCGATTCAATGGTATTATTTACCGTGAAGAAAACGTTTATGGTGATAGAGAAGTGAAAGAGTATATCTCAGATAATGCTCTGATGCAGTTACTAGAATCTGAAAGGATTAAAGATAAGATTCGAAATTTTGAAATGGACATGTGGTCCTATTAA
- a CDS encoding NAD(P)/FAD-dependent oxidoreductase produces the protein MQKVDFIIVGCGLAGLAFCEQLRKANKSFHVVDNQNNNASRVASGLYNPVVLKRLNFIWKGKEQMALIETFYKELEEFLDITIDEKINILRILHSNEEKNDWLVAADDSNLKNYLTIPFIQNDNRCIKAPFGFGKVVNTGKIDTETLLDAYFNYLKNNNLISLDKFNYSDLEFQQDGYTYRDLSAKNILFAEGHGVIHNPFFKFDIVNGTKGELLVINAPRLKLHSIIKSSVFIIPLGNDDYLVGSTYNWDDKTWQPTTKAKEEIVSKLDEFLMCEYKIIDHYAGIRPTTKDRRPIIGEHPDKQNMYIINGLGTRGVLIAPYVAQTLFGSIFNRINLDYELSYNRLIKT, from the coding sequence ATGCAAAAAGTAGATTTTATTATCGTCGGTTGTGGTTTAGCTGGCCTGGCATTTTGTGAGCAGCTTCGTAAGGCAAATAAGAGTTTTCATGTAGTTGATAATCAAAATAATAATGCATCCAGAGTAGCATCTGGACTATACAATCCCGTAGTTTTAAAGAGACTAAATTTTATCTGGAAAGGCAAAGAACAAATGGCTTTGATAGAAACTTTTTATAAAGAGTTAGAAGAATTTTTAGATATAACAATCGATGAAAAAATTAATATTTTGAGAATTCTTCATTCCAACGAAGAAAAAAATGATTGGTTAGTAGCCGCTGATGATTCAAATTTAAAAAACTATTTAACCATCCCTTTTATTCAAAATGATAATAGGTGTATTAAGGCTCCATTTGGATTCGGAAAAGTTGTAAATACAGGTAAAATTGATACTGAAACCTTGTTAGATGCTTATTTCAACTATTTAAAAAACAATAATTTAATTTCATTAGATAAATTTAATTATTCCGATTTGGAATTCCAACAAGATGGATACACCTATAGAGACTTATCGGCAAAAAACATATTGTTTGCTGAAGGCCATGGAGTTATACATAATCCTTTTTTCAAATTTGATATTGTAAATGGTACCAAGGGAGAATTATTGGTAATTAATGCGCCAAGATTAAAACTACATTCTATTATAAAATCTTCTGTGTTTATAATCCCTCTTGGGAACGATGACTATTTAGTCGGTTCAACTTACAATTGGGATGACAAAACTTGGCAACCAACTACTAAAGCAAAGGAAGAGATTGTTTCCAAATTGGACGAATTTTTAATGTGCGAGTATAAGATAATTGACCATTATGCTGGAATAAGACCTACTACTAAAGACCGAAGGCCTATTATTGGAGAGCATCCAGATAAACAGAATATGTATATTATTAATGGGCTTGGAACAAGAGGAGTTCTTATTGCACCTTATGTCGCCCAAACTTTGTTCGGTTCTATCTTTAACCGAATAAATCTCGATTATGAATTAAGTTATAATCGATTGATTAAAACTTAA
- a CDS encoding DUF983 domain-containing protein encodes MLKKGTKLYSILTGRCPKCQEESMYENPNPYVLPDVLKIKDRCSNCNLKYRLEPSFFYGSMYVSYAVGIAFAVAAFVISYLFLGTSLKIAFISIVGTLIVFGPIIMRLSRNIWINMFVSYDKEVSKS; translated from the coding sequence ATGCTTAAAAAAGGAACCAAATTATATAGCATACTAACAGGTCGCTGTCCCAAATGCCAAGAAGAATCGATGTATGAAAACCCCAATCCATATGTCTTGCCAGATGTTTTGAAAATAAAGGACCGATGTAGTAATTGCAACTTAAAATACCGCTTAGAACCGTCATTCTTTTATGGTTCAATGTATGTAAGTTACGCGGTAGGTATTGCTTTTGCGGTTGCAGCGTTTGTAATTAGTTATCTATTTTTAGGGACTTCCCTTAAAATTGCATTTATATCAATAGTTGGGACATTAATCGTATTTGGCCCAATTATTATGAGACTTTCCAGAAATATCTGGATCAATATGTTCGTCTCTTACGATAAGGAGGTATCCAAAAGTTAA
- a CDS encoding ABC-F family ATP-binding cassette domain-containing protein encodes MLNVQDITISFLGEDLFSGISFKLNGGDKIGLIGKNGAGKSTLLKVISGELEPDGGQIAVEKDIKVGFLKQDIDFEFGFTVLEEAYKAFSEIRHMERQLEMITHQLAERTDYESEDYHQLMVDLNDIQHRYEVLGGYHYQGDTEKVLIGLGFKPEDFNQPTETFSGGWRMRIELAKILLQNNDVLLLDEPTNHLDIESIIWFENFLKTYPGAVVMVSHDKRFLDNVTNRTIEISLGRIYDVKKSYSKFLAYRREIRDQQMAAQKNQEKQIEQTEKLIEKFRAKASKASMAQSLIKKLDKIDRIEVDEEDNAVMTLKFPVSIIPGKVVIEAHNISKSYGDNHVLSQVDLHVNRDSKIAFVGQNGQGKSTLAKIIVGELKHKGNLKLGHNVQIGYFAQNQADYLDGNKTILDTMIDAANETNRTKVRDILGAFLFRGDEVDKYVKVLSGGERNRLALAKMLLQPFNVLVMDEPTNHLDIASKNVLKKALEKFQGTLILVSHDRDFLSGLTDLVYEFRNREIKEYLGNIDDYLASRDVDNLREIEKREKVEVGKAKADKNDYELQKKLKSLNNRLSKIEKEIQDLEAEIKKTDQELEIKYVEITSKPNFFEGYQQKKKKLENLMKDWENLQLQMEELGG; translated from the coding sequence ATGCTAAACGTTCAAGACATAACAATTTCATTTTTAGGTGAGGATTTATTCAGTGGAATATCGTTCAAACTGAATGGTGGTGATAAAATAGGATTGATAGGAAAAAATGGAGCAGGAAAATCAACTCTTTTAAAAGTTATTTCAGGAGAGCTTGAACCTGACGGAGGACAGATTGCTGTTGAGAAGGACATTAAGGTTGGCTTTTTAAAGCAGGACATAGATTTTGAATTTGGCTTTACAGTTTTAGAAGAGGCGTATAAGGCCTTCTCTGAAATACGACATATGGAAAGGCAATTGGAAATGATAACTCATCAATTGGCTGAACGTACAGATTATGAGAGTGAAGATTATCACCAATTAATGGTAGATTTGAACGATATTCAGCATAGGTATGAGGTATTGGGAGGCTACCATTACCAAGGTGATACAGAAAAAGTGTTAATTGGTCTAGGTTTTAAACCTGAAGATTTCAATCAACCAACCGAAACCTTTTCTGGAGGATGGCGTATGCGAATTGAACTTGCGAAGATTTTGCTTCAGAATAATGACGTACTATTGTTGGATGAGCCAACAAACCACTTAGATATTGAGTCGATTATTTGGTTCGAGAATTTCCTTAAAACCTATCCGGGAGCTGTGGTAATGGTATCTCACGATAAGAGATTTCTAGATAATGTAACAAACCGTACTATTGAAATATCACTAGGTAGAATTTATGACGTCAAAAAATCATATTCAAAATTCTTGGCCTATAGAAGGGAAATTAGGGATCAGCAAATGGCCGCTCAAAAAAATCAGGAAAAACAGATTGAACAGACAGAAAAATTAATTGAGAAATTTAGGGCAAAGGCTTCGAAGGCATCAATGGCTCAGTCTCTAATTAAAAAATTGGATAAAATTGATCGCATTGAGGTAGATGAGGAAGACAATGCTGTAATGACATTAAAGTTTCCTGTTTCCATTATTCCAGGTAAAGTTGTTATTGAGGCTCATAATATTTCCAAGTCCTATGGTGATAACCATGTGTTGAGCCAGGTAGATCTTCATGTAAATAGAGATAGTAAAATTGCTTTTGTAGGTCAAAATGGTCAAGGAAAATCTACACTTGCCAAAATTATTGTTGGAGAGTTAAAGCACAAGGGGAATCTTAAACTTGGTCACAACGTTCAAATTGGTTATTTCGCCCAAAATCAAGCAGATTATCTAGATGGCAATAAAACAATTCTAGACACTATGATTGATGCTGCGAATGAAACCAATCGCACGAAGGTTCGTGATATTCTCGGAGCTTTTTTATTCAGGGGAGATGAGGTTGACAAGTATGTAAAGGTGCTATCCGGAGGTGAGCGCAACCGTTTAGCATTAGCAAAAATGCTTTTGCAGCCATTTAATGTTTTGGTTATGGACGAACCAACAAACCATTTAGACATTGCTTCTAAAAATGTATTGAAAAAAGCATTGGAGAAATTCCAAGGAACTTTAATACTCGTATCTCACGATAGGGACTTTCTTTCAGGTTTAACGGATTTAGTTTACGAATTCCGGAATAGAGAAATAAAGGAGTATCTCGGTAATATAGATGATTATTTAGCATCTCGTGATGTAGATAACCTAAGAGAAATTGAAAAGCGGGAGAAAGTAGAAGTAGGGAAAGCCAAAGCCGATAAAAATGACTATGAGCTTCAAAAAAAGCTTAAATCTTTAAACAATCGTTTAAGTAAAATAGAAAAGGAAATTCAAGATTTAGAAGCTGAGATTAAAAAGACTGACCAAGAACTTGAAATCAAATATGTAGAAATCACTTCTAAACCAAACTTTTTTGAGGGCTATCAGCAAAAGAAAAAGAAATTGGAGAATCTTATGAAGGATTGGGAGAATTTACAGCTACAGATGGAGGAACTGGGAGGCTAA
- a CDS encoding efflux RND transporter periplasmic adaptor subunit → MRKFALYIIGIVIIGIAIVVANIIIKNKTVPKPEIPKVVKLAFTEIARNETVPISIPSNGSLIAKNRLELFSEVQGVFISSAHDFKSGQHYTKGQTLIRLDASEYYASVQSSKSELYNLITSIMPDLRLDFPEAFRTWQRYLNDFDMESSVKPLPEMSDEKVKFFISGRGIVTSYYRVKNLEQRLSKYTITAPFSGILTEALVTKGTLVRPGQKLGEFIDDSVYEVELAIGKSFGDLLKLGESVELRTLEGEEVYNGTVTRINGKIDQATQTVKVFVEVKGEDLKEGQYLEAQLNAKNEPDAMKISRKLLVNDSEIFIVRDTILDKITVNPVYFSANNVVVKGIPDGTEILTSPIPGAYPGMLVKANRSEAETEQDSSQLAN, encoded by the coding sequence ATGCGCAAATTTGCTCTCTATATCATTGGTATTGTAATTATTGGAATTGCAATTGTTGTTGCCAACATCATAATTAAAAATAAAACCGTCCCTAAGCCGGAAATTCCTAAGGTTGTAAAATTAGCCTTTACAGAAATTGCAAGAAACGAGACTGTACCCATTTCAATTCCTTCGAATGGAAGTTTAATTGCTAAAAATCGATTAGAACTTTTTTCTGAAGTTCAAGGGGTTTTTATTTCCAGTGCCCACGACTTTAAATCAGGTCAGCATTATACAAAAGGACAGACACTGATACGTTTGGATGCTTCGGAATATTATGCTTCTGTGCAGTCTTCCAAAAGTGAATTGTACAATCTTATTACTTCCATTATGCCAGATCTAAGGCTAGATTTTCCTGAGGCATTTAGGACCTGGCAACGATATTTGAACGACTTTGACATGGAAAGTTCTGTAAAACCTCTCCCAGAAATGTCAGATGAAAAGGTTAAATTTTTTATTTCAGGACGTGGAATTGTAACATCCTATTATCGAGTTAAAAATTTAGAGCAAAGGCTTTCAAAATATACAATTACTGCTCCATTTTCTGGAATTTTAACAGAGGCATTGGTTACTAAGGGAACTTTAGTAAGGCCAGGACAAAAATTGGGTGAATTTATCGACGATTCGGTATATGAGGTTGAACTAGCAATCGGGAAATCCTTTGGTGATTTATTGAAATTAGGGGAATCGGTTGAATTGCGAACCTTGGAAGGTGAGGAAGTATATAACGGAACAGTGACCCGAATTAATGGTAAAATTGACCAAGCGACCCAAACAGTGAAGGTTTTTGTGGAGGTTAAGGGCGAAGATCTAAAAGAAGGTCAATATTTGGAGGCGCAGTTAAATGCGAAGAATGAGCCAGATGCTATGAAAATTTCTCGTAAACTATTGGTAAACGATTCTGAAATTTTTATAGTTAGAGATACAATTTTAGATAAAATAACTGTTAATCCTGTTTATTTCTCAGCCAATAATGTGGTTGTTAAAGGAATACCAGACGGAACGGAAATTTTAACTTCTCCTATACCTGGAGCATATCCAGGGATGCTTGTTAAAGCGAATAGGAGTGAAGCAGAAACTGAACAAGACTCTTCTCAGTTAGCTAATTAG